The following DNA comes from Anopheles coustani chromosome 2, idAnoCousDA_361_x.2, whole genome shotgun sequence.
TCTTCGAGGTGCTGAAAAATGATTACTTGAAGGTAAGTAAAACTACTTTTGTCTAAAACAATTCAAGTTCATATTCACTTTATTAACGATTCAAGTTCGATTCaagttcattttaattttattataattccAGTTTTTATGGTAgtgagcaaaaataaaaaatattttagttaATGTCGTCCTACGTCGGTTCGAAAGTAGATACGTAGTTTGCAGCAGTTTCTTTGTGAGATAGTGCTTCTGGGATGTAGTTATGTGGCTTTGGCTGAGTTTGTGGCTTTCTCAATTGATGGGGCGTATTTTGTTGACGACCATACTGTCCAGTCATTGAACTAAAGTATCCGCGTAAACCTTCGCTGAATGCCCTCAAGCCTGTTCATAGAGGTCACCCCTGGAGGAGACCATACGACACAGGCGTAATCGAGGGCAGAGCGAACCCAACAACAGAGTGGGTCGTGAATCTCGGTCGCAATTCTCATAATAAATCCCAGCGATTTGTTCGCCTTGGCGACTATCGCGTCCAGGTGTGCGGAGAAGGTAAGGGATCTATCTAACCATACCCCGAGGTCCTTAACCACGTCCACACGGGAGAGGGGGAGCCCAGAAACCGTGTAGTCCGCAAGGACAAGGTTACAAGGTCTGCCGAACGACACCACACAACATTTAGCAGGGCAAAGCGTGAGCCTGTTGGTGGAGCACCAGGCCGAGAAACTGTCAAAGACACTTTGGAGGGGAAGGGAGTCGGCAAGTGAGGAGATGGGCAGGAAGATCTTAACATCGTCGGCGTAGAGCAGGTGTCCTTCACTAGGAAGGAAGCTCGTACAGTTGTTAATGAAAAGACAGAACAGGAGGGGACCCAATACATTTCCTTGAGGGACACCAGAAGTGCCTACGAAGGGGTCTGAAAGACAATCGTCCACCTTCACACGGTAGACACGACCTGTCAGGAAGGATCTGATCCAGGATAGGAGGACATGATGAACCGGTGTGCTAGGGGAGAagtcacatctgccctttcccatcttccctttcagtcTGACACATTACAACAGCGGAgccgatcgtgtagcattcccaCAATGCACAGCAACCCGAATGTGTGTTGGTCtgtatgaatgccatcacgcaccaactgtcaatcgcgacgcgatgaagttttcagtcttcGAAACATCCAGCGCTAGAACAGTCGAGtgaaaaagtgtaaagtgttgTACATTCCGCAAAAgtgtgttgaattttcaatgctCATGGCGCCTCAACGGAAACTAATAggatccatcaacaagtcGGGAACAGTGTCAGCTCATGTGCGATCTGGTCCGGGAAACGGATGAGGAGTTCGATCGTCCACGAACGCGTTGGTCGGATCTTagaatcggtaagtaaacaaagtGGTAGTGCAAAATCATTACCATTTATAACATCGATTCACTAATTCTATTCcttggtttgtttcgttcaacagaaataacaccggaggaagaagccgCCCTTGGGAGAGCAGAATGTTGAAGAAGCGGAGGAAttcgacgaaaaataaaaatttccgcgCTGGCGGCTCGAGCAGAATACAACACCGGCTTCTCCGTCTCATTTGACATCCGAAATGGATTATATAGTTGTGTGCGTGCTGTTATGGTGAAATAGCACGCACACATTCGTAACCTCTGTTTggcactaacaccaccaccaaataACCGATTGAAAGTTGCATCCccaccccttttttggtgcaacactttgtctcgTTATGGAGATCGAAATTTAACAAACGAGATGATAACGAAATGATAACGGGACAAAATTCGCCAGTTGGGTAGTTTCTGTCCTACCAATTTCATGACCTCAGTTGCACTATCACTATTGGGAACTCTCTCTTACGGGTAGACTTGTATGAGTGTTGTCAGAATAGGGAGTTGATGGTTCTGTTATTGGAGTTGTAGCAATCGAGGAATTGGGCCCACTATCAACAAAAGTTTCATGCACATCTTCATTCACCTGGAAATATTACACAATTATTATCGTTTATTATCGTTATTTAATTatcatatttattattatactagctgacccgtttgatgttgttaaaaattggtttaacggtcacattatatttcttaagtacattaatttcattgtatttacactttttacgtcgtaAAAAGCTTATAGTGAGGCTGCTAATGATTATCatccttattttgttattaatcaaccagaccaattgaatgaacgatgttttatgtACGCCTGGTAAGCCATGTATGACGTACATATTAGTTTTCTAAATTGGGTTTCTATTAGAGCTTTTTAAGAATCTGCTAAGGTGTATTGCCGATGTCTAATAACTGTTTGGAGAAAGTAAAAGCTGATGGATCCTGTAGCATTTGGACGTGCCTGTTTATGCTTagttaaagtttttcaatattgCTCCACAACACCGATGAGTAAGGCAAGTTCAGGTGATCTTAACAGCATAGGTGGATCGTGGCACTACGGAAAGAGTTTGCCTGAAATCACCTGAGAGGAGAAACACAGTACAGTTGGTCTCCGCAGTAcccgaatgtttgggaccgaacgcaatagcgtatatcgaattttcgcgtataGCGGATTTCCTttgccatatcgtttatacttcatattgaagagttgacactgagagagAACCGTTTATTTCACATATCTTCAATCCAAATCACTAAAAATTTCcatttgtgttcctttttttctattgtatcattatatctctgttaaaaagtgcatattaaaaacttaattctaccaaaacaaagtaaaattgacttaTCAGAAGTCGAGCAACCCTATAAGgtgtcagttgtaaaaaaatgcgtattgcgaattcgcgtatatcgagaatAGCATACTGCAGGGACCTACTGTATTACTGGAACAATCTTTATTACACTTCACGTCTTTGAGTGTTCTGTACAGCGCCTCAAGAGAATGCTTCTTTGCCATGGTGCATTCTTCccagataattatttttcactgttgcatgacctaggccatgagtgattgatttttgttgtttcatacGGCTTTTGTGTTCCTAATGATGTTTCGAAGTAGCCTAAATGATGAATGCGTCGTTCTACCTCCATTTCCAGCTACAATTCCAGAtgaagcaactggtattgcaatgtcattgtttgttcgtattttgGAAAGCAAGAGCGATATGAGAAATGTTTGGCCAGTTCGGACTGGGGCGTCCAAAAAAAGATACCACTTTGTCCCGTTGATACTGCCATGATAATGCGTTCGTAAACATATGCTTGTTCATCAGTCAACATTGATACGTTGTGAGAAACGATATCCAACATGACTGCAATATTATGCTGCAGTTCACGACTTATTTCAGTGTCCATCAAATTAGATGCACTTCGATTCGGCGAacctaaaacataataataacttAGCGGTAAATTTTTTATTACCATGCAACGATCCTCGATACTAATCATAGCTTGTCGGACTAAATTCAGCGacattaatgtttgaacacaCGTTTTGTTCTATCATGACTATGCGCCGCATTTTGTCCTggtaacagtaaaacttacgcCACGTTGGATTGCATGTAAACGTGACGAATAAGCATGCTCGTCCCTACTCGCGAGTTCATAGCCTCGCTGTAGTAACTATACTGAAATTCGTTTTCACAACACTGGTAAATGAGACGGTTTCTTCACTGCTCTAAGCAACAATAATTTGAACACATATTCTACTACCACCAATTAACAACATTAGTtattattaccaaaaattaacaaagattTTACTATCGTCACCTATATGAAAcgacttgtttgaattaaattcaccACTTTTGTATTAAACTCACCACCACAGTATGCCAAAAGGCATGTTGCTGTGTCCGTTTATACTTGTTGTAGTTCACTTTATGTGtcattgctgaatgtaaacaaaacaaacaaacctatgtatgacgatagaaaattgtaataaattaaaaaagtataaaatttacagATATGAGACatagttaaaaacctattctcatacctaaggaacgtgtgtgcaaagtttgagtttaaatggttcagtcgtttaggaggagtttgaacactaacaccgtgacacaagaattttatagatatagatttatcatttttgttatattatttatttattatctctcaacgaaagattcatgaatccctcaTAAGgccgagattcattcagattcatgagtcTGAATCAGATTaacacaactctagtttaaattacacccgtttccacttagggtGGAAGCGCGCCCGCCTTCTGTGCAATGGCGCGCTataacggtggaaacgcgAGTATCTACGGTGGTACGCGGCGCATGATGACTGAATCTCGCTTGCCTACTGTTGAAACGCGGACGCGGTCTGTTGGAGTGACGCAAATTTTGGCGGCCGCACAAGATCTGTGAAGTGAGAGGTCTGCTCATACCATGGTATAGCAAAACCTGTCAAACTACCGCATAATCAACATACTGACCTGCTTTAAATGATGATACTGTACTGTGATAATTGCTCTCAATAAAGctagcgggtggaaaattagatatttttaaatattgtaacAAATACTGCTTTGCATCCGTACAGTATCATCATTTAAAGCAGGTCAGTTTGTTGATTATGCGGTAGTTTGACAGGTTTTGCTATACCATGGTATGAGCAGACCTCTCACTTCACAGATCTTGTGCGGCCGCCAAAATTTGCGTCACTCCAACAGACCGCGTCCGCGTTTCAACAGTAGGCAAGCGAGATTCAGTCATCATGCGCCGCGTACCACCGTAGATACTcgcgtttccaccgttatAGCGCGCCATTGCACAGAAGGCGGGCGCGCTTCCaccctaagtggaaacgggtgtaATATGATAAATATGAAGAGAACTACATGGTAAAACAACGCTCTTTCCTTCTTGTGATTCTAGCAatgaaactttaaaaacattttcttcagAACGAACTTCAACACCAATAATAGTAAGGGTTCGAGGAGCAGTTCTTTTCACACTCACATACTTTACTATTTTGTGACTGTGTGTTGTTAGAAACCAACAATTTTCATATTGTGGTCCTAGTGTAAACCATTCTGCAAGAACGAAACGGcctattgatttgattttgggTATGTCTTTGTAATTTCAAGTCTAGCTTTTACAATCTTACTTTGTTTAGTTAATCTCCCTGCGACCTGTTGAACGATTTTCGTACCGGACCTAACACATAGCTTGATAAATCGcatgttattttcaaaattactCGATAATTTAAATATGCAATAAAATTGGCCAAAATCTCTTACGAATTGATTGAGCATTCGTTTCGAAAGTGTTAAAAACGCATAAAAATGGGGAgttaataaaaatagcaccacctTGAGTTTTTGTTCAGTGATTAcgcatttttacaaaaataacaaacgaaaatgggttttttggattttagTAGTTGGTATAGGACCCTGTCGCTCAGGCACACAAGCGATGCGCGAAAAAGGTAGGCGGGGCTCAGTCATCGATAAGAAATAAGCTAAACAGAACCAATACGACTCGCAACGCACTTAGATTCGTAGTAGCCGGCAGCTTAGTAGTTAACGGCGGCAACTTCTACACGGCCGGCGCTGGTTCAATTCCAGTGGCAGCGCggcattatattttttatacataACGTACGTAAGAAGACATCGCTAGCGGAGCATGTCCTGTGTTGTGAACTAcccaaaatgaaataaaggaTCATTAGTAGCTAAGTAGAAGAAATTCCGTCGgttttattactattattcGCTAGCTTCCTGCTCCACCAAAGAACCTCACCCGTGGTAACTCTTTCTGGACACCAGGTTGCATCCAGGCGAAGGCGCTTTAACTTCCCACTTTGCCAACCATCGCGTCGGATTTTATTCGAAGTTCCCCGCGAACTGAGTTCCCCTTCCTGTTGCATAGGCCCCCGCAAGCCTGGGGAAACTAGCTGGAAGGCAGCCACTGCAAGGTGCGAACTCGGTTCAAGGCGTCCTCCGGAGAAGAGTCCGGGGGGATACTGGCTAAGTGGTTAGCTACTGTTGTCGTTCGTTCCCGGAGCACCTCAGGACCGGCATCCTTCGCGGCCGTTTCGGTGCGGCGACGGACCAGAACCCTTTATTGCGAATTACTTCATAAGCATCTTTTGCATCTCCTCACAGAATTTTCGAACACAACGTTTCAGTTGCTGGAGATTGTCGAAttatttctcatttttatAAACGAGTCGGGCAAGAATCGACCACAAGTTTTACATGGGATTTAGCTCAGGAGAACATACTGGCCACGCAAGAATTTCTATGTTAGCTATTTCTATCTAAAgtatgaccataactaaattgaaccaaaaaaagcgcgctactgtggcgcctcaaGTGGCGTCAaccggaaactaatatttttagtagtattagtaaacgataacaatgaagttgtgaaagtttcagacctgtactatttttttcgcaaaatgccgaataatggaaattgaacgaccaaaaatgaGCCCGCACAAATcactggagcgccggtggacagattgacaaggcctggaatccattaaaaaaaatggcaagtattttttttttacaataatgTATAACGTTGAATTCGAGACACAATAGGCGAGGTACGGTGGCGCCACTAACGTGCGTGGGAGGAAGCTGTTAGCATGCATCTGTTTACTAATCAGTAGCAAGTCAGAAGTCACGCGCAGTATAACACACAGAAAGTCGTCTGATAAAAATATCGAGATGGAAATCAATCAGCGAAAGTTGATAGTGGAGAAACACTTGGCCAACCCACAGTGGTCCGGTTGTAAGctggtttaaattttaaagctaTCCAAGTCAACGGTTAGccgtactttgaaaacatttcaaacgacACTGTCcgttgaacgaaaaaaacgtGTTTTTAAGAAGATGGGCACCCAGGATCGCCAGCTAAGGTTAAAAGTGCTGCGACTCGTAAAGGCCAACCCTGGCATCAGTGTACGAGATGTGGCCAAACGGTTTGGCTCGGTGTACGAGACGGTGCGCCTCATTCTCCGTCGAGAAGGGATCCGCAGCTTCAAGGCGTCGAGGAATGCCAACAGAACGCTGAAACAGAACAATATCGCAATGACGAGGGCCCGGCGACTGTACGACAATCTGCTCACCAAGCACAAAGGCTGCGTGCTGATGGACGACGAGACGTACCTGAAGCTTGATTTCAAGCAGATTCCCGGGCGAAAATTTTACACCGCCACCGGACGAGGAGATGCTGCGGACAAATTCAAATTTGTGTTTACCGACAAGTTTGCCAAAAAGGCGATGGTGTGGCAGGCCATCTGCAGCTGCGGGAAGAAGACGGCACCTTTTATTAGCAGTAAAACAATGACATCGGACGTTTATAAAACTGAGTGCCTAGAGAAACGGATTCTGCCGTTCATTAAAGCGCACAGGGGCAAAGTGGTCTTTTGGCCTGATTTGGCGACCTGCCATTCGGCCCTATTCCGGGGAACGGTCGTTCCCGGGAAGGGTCGTTCCCGACGATTTGACAGTATAACAAAAGGCGTTACAGTAGGCGGTATTTTTACAGCCGAAATCAATCGTGTCGTTTGTTTACtgtagtttgtttacttttgaatttGGATTTGTGAGATTACAATTGCTcgaaacatgaattttattcattttcctatCATAAATGATGCTGAAAACatcagaaaattaaatatgtaTCGGCGAAAGCTTTGGTTAAACTCGAATCCAAAACAGCTTTCTGATACAATGTAGGTAACGAAAAGAATTTCATTTGGACCATGAATGTAACctatttacatttcatttttcaacaaaactttAGGATATCCAAAGATATTTTCATGGATATTGTGTCCTTGATTGGACCCCACATAGCCGCTCAAACCGATTATGGTTTGACGGAGGAACAAAAATTAGCAGCTTGTTTGCGGTACTTTGGTGAAGGTAGATATCAGCATGGAACTGGAAAAGATTTCCATGTTGCAATGGCGCAGTCAACGTTCTCGAAGGTGCTACGTGATGTGCTTCCACCAATGCAATCCCTTTTGGGCGACtggataaaattaattatgacCGAAGAAGAACGAATTGAGGCTAAggaatattttttccaaaagagTGGCCTTCCTGATGTGGTGATGTGTGTAGATGGAACacacatcaaaataaaaaaacctaagCTACGGCCATTGCAGTATATGAACCGAAAAAAATTTTACAGCATAAATGCTATGATAGTAAGTATAACGATATATGATATTATATGAGCTTTTatcgaaaattttaatatttcctgGTATGCGATCATAAAAACCGAATTCGAGCAATCGATGCCCGGTTTGCTGGGTCGCATCATGA
Coding sequences within:
- the LOC131264551 gene encoding putative nuclease HARBI1, which gives rise to MNVTYLHFIFQQNFRISKDIFMDIVSLIGPHIAAQTDYGLTEEQKLAACLRYFGEGRYQHGTGKDFHVAMAQSTFSKVLRDVLPPMQSLLGDWIKLIMTEEERIEAKEYFFQKSGLPDVVMCVDGTHIKIKKPKLRPLQYMNRKKFYSINAMIVCDHKNRIRAIDARFAGSHHDAHIWRVSPISKHFMDRHRNGFNDKLLGDAGYPAADWLITPYRDPDSGSPESEFNRKHSSGRMIVERTIGLLKSRFRCLLGVDGILNYEPQKCAQIINNGTSISNLY